Genomic window (Ureibacillus composti):
ATTCGTCATTCTCATCGTTGTTTGGGCGACTTCACCAACAGAAAAAGTTTCTGAGACGGTTCCTAAAGAGATGAGTACTAATGGAAGAAGTAGCACCTTACTCGTAGAAACAACAGCTAAGGATTTTGAAAAAATCGCGATGAAATATTTAGATGAAGAACTTAATTCGTCACCATTACCAGTAGAATTCGTTGTAAATGAGCAAATTGAGTTATATAGCGAACTCATCGTTTTTGGCGTTTCTGTTCCTATACAGATGAATTTTGATCCAATTGTCAATGAAGATGGTAATATAAGGTTAAAACAGACTTCTGTAAACGTTGGGAAATTGAATATTCCTCCAACAACTGTGTTAAAATTGATGGACGATGCTATTGCATTTCCTTCATGGATTACCGTTCGACCAAATAATGAGGAAATTTTTGTGGATTTATCAAATTTACACATTTCTTCAAACTCAACGGTAAAAGCAAAAGAAATTGATTTAGCAAATGATCGCATTTTATTAGAAGTAATTGTGCCAAATGAGTAAGTAGGAGGTTATCTTAAATGACAAAGGAAATAGCAACTTTTGCAGGTGGTTGTTTTTGGTGTATGGTTAAACCTTTCGATCAAATGGATGGAATCGACGAGGTAGTGTCTGGTTATACAGGTGGACATGTTGAAAAACCTACATATGAACAAGTTTGTTCGGAAACTACGGGTCATTTAGAGGCAGTACAAATTACGTTTGATCCGGATATTTTCCCATATGAAAAACTTGTTGAGTTGTATTGGACACTTATCGACCCAACAGATCCAGGTGGACAATTTTTCGATCGCGGGGAATCCTATACG
Coding sequences:
- the msrA gene encoding peptide-methionine (S)-S-oxide reductase MsrA, encoding MTKEIATFAGGCFWCMVKPFDQMDGIDEVVSGYTGGHVEKPTYEQVCSETTGHLEAVQITFDPDIFPYEKLVELYWTLIDPTDPGGQFFDRGESYTTAIFYHSEEQRVVAEESKKLLEQSGKFTKPIAVKILPSKPFYPAEDYHQHYYKKNPLHYERYSIGSGRAAFITQHWGNHHE
- a CDS encoding YpmS family protein: MIALNIWKVAFFVLAGALISFVILIVVWATSPTEKVSETVPKEMSTNGRSSTLLVETTAKDFEKIAMKYLDEELNSSPLPVEFVVNEQIELYSELIVFGVSVPIQMNFDPIVNEDGNIRLKQTSVNVGKLNIPPTTVLKLMDDAIAFPSWITVRPNNEEIFVDLSNLHISSNSTVKAKEIDLANDRILLEVIVPNE